In the genome of Candidatus Saccharibacteria bacterium, one region contains:
- a CDS encoding antibiotic biosynthesis monooxygenase family protein, whose amino-acid sequence MNEFNIFMCGSWHIKPGEEDSFIKLWQDFANQSESPSAGRARLLRDKTNLSHFLSYRDWQSLEVVDEWRQSPEFKQFFTQVKKVVEKVDVYTLDKVADSEANK is encoded by the coding sequence GTGAATGAATTTAATATATTTATGTGTGGCAGCTGGCACATTAAGCCAGGAGAGGAAGACTCCTTTATAAAACTATGGCAAGATTTTGCCAATCAATCAGAGTCACCTAGTGCTGGCAGGGCTAGATTGTTACGGGATAAAACCAATTTAAGCCATTTTCTGTCGTACCGTGATTGGCAAAGCCTAGAGGTAGTAGACGAGTGGCGCCAGAGCCCGGAGTTTAAACAGTTTTTTACTCAAGTTAAAAAGGTTGTAGAAAAGGTAGATGTCTACACTCTTGATAAAGTAGCAGATTCTGAAGCTAATAAGTAG
- a CDS encoding cupin domain-containing protein, with protein MKGYSQNIEELTRENDKYRKVLYTSKYSQLVLMCLNPNQEIGLETHQNNDQFFRIETGQGKVVIDDNEHTVRDGSAVIVPAGARHNVINTSDTEKLKLYTIYSPPHHKDGIEFDKLEPAEASEEEFDGQTTE; from the coding sequence ATGAAAGGCTATTCACAAAACATAGAGGAATTAACTAGAGAAAATGATAAGTATAGAAAAGTACTCTATACGAGCAAATATTCCCAACTTGTACTGATGTGTTTGAATCCAAACCAAGAAATTGGTTTAGAAACACATCAAAATAATGATCAATTCTTTAGAATAGAAACAGGCCAAGGTAAAGTAGTGATTGACGATAATGAACACACAGTACGGGACGGTAGCGCAGTAATAGTACCTGCTGGAGCTAGACATAATGTCATTAATACTTCTGACACTGAAAAGCTAAAATTGTACACCATATACTCACCACCGCACCACAAAGACGGCATTGAATTCGACAAATTAGAACCAGCTGAAGCCAGTGAAGAAGAATTTGATGGACAAACAACAGAATAG